From the Quercus lobata isolate SW786 chromosome 6, ValleyOak3.0 Primary Assembly, whole genome shotgun sequence genome, one window contains:
- the LOC115994457 gene encoding pentatricopeptide repeat-containing protein At5g04780, mitochondrial-like translates to MSYKAAFYLSSLLRNCVPLSAISQAKQTHAQILVLGFLSNVTLQTDLLLFYSKCGVLQDARQVFDKMSERNMYSWNIMLASYAQNSLFLDAMNVFDDFLKMGLRPDHYTMPPVFKSCVGIGDTFLGKMLHCWVVRLGFEEYVVVGSSVLDFYVKFGNLVDAKRVFSNMLSRDSAVWNSMISGFGRAGFYVDALNCFRSMLSEGVNMDSMTIPSILNACGREGDLMKGKEIHGQVVKSLIFDGDVAIGNSLIDMYAKCGCLHDSEKVFRNMCELNLVTWTTLISCYGVHGKGEDSLALFKKMKDCGFKPNCVTLTAVLASCSHSGLIDQGRKIFDSISFEYGLKPSVEHYACMVDLLGRFGHLEEALGLVKNMKSVATASVWGALLAGCVMHKNVEIGEVAALQLFELEPRNSSNYIALCGIYDSLSIRDGVSIIRAKMRNLGLVKTPGYSWMTIAGKIHKFYQGDCSHPQTKMIHEMLDQIIKAPTLPGDCGNYL, encoded by the coding sequence ATGTCTTACAAAGCTGCTTTTTACTTGTCTTCCCTACTCAGAAACTGTGTTCCACTCTCTGCAATTTCCCAAGCTAAGCAAACCCATGCACAAATCCTTGTCCTTGGCTTCCTTTCCAACGTGACCCTTCAAACAGATCTCTTACTGTTCTACTCTAAATGTGGGGTTCTTCAAGATGCCCGCCAAGTCTTCGACAAAATGTCTGAAAGAAATATGTACTCATGGAATATCATGCTCGCTTCTTATGCTCAgaattctctttttttggatgctatgaatgtttttgatgattttctgAAAATGGGTCTTCGGCCTGATCATTATACAATGCCTCCAGTGTTTAAGTCATGTGTTGGAATAGGAGATACTTTTTTGGGTAAGATGCTTCATTGTTGGGTGGTTAGGCTTGGGTTTGAGGAATATGTTGTTGTGGGAAGTTCGGTTTTGGATTTCTATGTGAAATTTGGTAATTTAGTTGATGCAAAGCGGGTATTTTCTAATATGTTGTCTAGAGATTCTGCGGTTTGGAATTCAATGATTTCAGGATTTGGGAGGGCTGGCTTTTATGTTGATGCTTTGAATTGTTTCAGGAGCATGCTTAGTGAAGGAGTGAATATGGATTCCATGACGATTCCTAGTATATTGAATGCTTGTGGACGGGAAGGAGACTTGATGAAAGGGAAGGAAATTCATGGGCAAGTAGTTAAGAGTCTCATATTCGATGGAGATGTCGCAATTGGTAATTCATTGATTGATATGTACGCAAAGTGTGGATGCTTGCATGACTCAGAAAAGGTCTTCAGGAACATGTGTGAACTGAATTTGGTAACTTGGACAACATTGATATCTTGTTATGGTGTTCATGGGAAAGGGGAGGATTCTTTGGCTTTgtttaagaaaatgaaagattGCGGGTTTAAACCAAACTGCGTTACGCTAACAGCAGTTTTGGCTAGCTGCAGCCACTCTGGTCTCATTGATCAAGGCCGGAAGATTTTTGATTCTATAAGTTTTGAATATGGATTGAAACCCAGTGTAGAGCACTATGCTTGTATGGTGGATCTTTTGGGTCGTTTTGGACATCTAGAGGAAGCACTTGGATTGGTGAAAAACATGAAGTCAGTGGCAACAGCAAGTGTTTGGGGTGCCCTACTTGCTGGTTGTGTGATGCACAAGAATGTTGAAATTGGAGAAGTTGCAGCTCTTCAGCTTTTTGAATTGGAACCTAGAAACTCTAGTAACTATATAGCTTTGTGTGGTATTTATGATTCTCTTAGCATACGCGATGGTGTTTCAATAATCAGAGCAAAGATGAGGAATTTGGGTTTGGTTAAAACTCCTGGTTATAGCTGGATGACCATTGCAGGAAAAATACATAAGTTCTATCAGGGAGACTGCTCTCATCCTCAAACCAAGATGATACATGAAATGTTAGATCAAATAATTAAGGCACCTACGTTGCCTGGTGATTGTGGAAACTACCTTTGA
- the LOC115994459 gene encoding proline-rich receptor-like protein kinase PERK10: MAPSENKDYFYPFFPLPPPHQYPPFPPKVLPPHSSPKVAPPHKHNFPPPPTPNVAPPPNPPLPPKAAPPHGTPSPPKVAPPHNPPSPPNAAPPHGNPPHGPITPPRPLLPPPATPPHHSFYPPPPHTISPPSPTVIPPPPHPISPPPAPGHHSTVIVIVFVSLGGLFFLAFLSVALCCFIKKRKKKTVQNTEIINIDEHIKVQEAIIPGPHGEQIKVLSIEEDLHIEEEIKKNEKVSEGPHIKPAKNHPQASQAAASSSVSSHNHLEQKA; encoded by the coding sequence ATGGCTCCTAGCGAAAATAAAGACTATTTTTACCCATTTTTTCCTCTACCACCACCCCACCAATATCCTCCATTCCCTCCAAAAGTACTGCCACCTCATAGTTCTCCAAAAGTGGCCCCACCACATAAACATAATTTTCCACCTCCTCCAACTCCAAATGTGGCACCACCTCCTAACCCTCCATTACCTCCAAAGGCTGCACCACCACATGGCACTCCATCCCCTCCAAAGGTGGCACCACCTCATAATCCTCCCTCACCTCCAAATGCAGCACCACCTCACGGTAACCCACCCCATGGCCCCATTACACCACCACGGCCATTACTTCCGCCACCAGCAACACCACCCCATCATTCTTTCTATCCACCACCTCCCCACACCATTTCACCCCCTTCCCCAACTGTGATACCACCACCGCCTCATCCTATTTCCCCACCACCAGCACCAGGACACCATTCTactgttattgttattgtattTGTCTCACTTGGTGGTCTATTCTTTCTTGCATTCCTTTCAGTTGCTCTGTGTTGCTTCAttaagaagagaaagaaaaaaacagttcAGAATACTGAGATTATAAATATTGATGAACATATAAAGGTTCAGGAAGCCATTATACCAGGCCCACATGGTGAACAAATCAAGGTATTATCAATCGAAGAGGATTTGCATATTGAGGAAGAGatcaagaaaaatgagaaggTGAGTGAAGGTCCACATATTAAACCTGCAAAGAATCATCCTCAAGCTAGTCAAGCGGCAGCATCCTCTTCTGTGTCCAGTCATAATCATCTTGAGCAAAAGGCCTGA
- the LOC115994458 gene encoding protein trichome berefringence-like 7 codes for MMKSLKRVASLKRSASINRRALNVTSPRGLSVLSPRISRWSGVSRLFHVLVVIGFVISSLIAIGCGYMFVLPSLSQAFYGYGASKTNVSLSSCNIFNGSWVLDDSYPLYNATECPFVEQGFNCLGNGREDKDYLRWRWKPMDCVIPRPDVQSILGMLRGKRVVFVGDSMSRTQWESLICLLMTGVEDKKSVYEVNGNKITKRIRFLGVRFSSFNFTVEFFRSVFLVQPGGMPRHAPKRVKSTLKLDKLDNISSHWVNSDVLIFNTGQWWVPGKLFETGCYFQVRNTLKLGMPISAAYRTALGTWASWVERNINTNRTRVFFRSFEPSHWSDQTRRFCNMTQHPLSEARGRDRNLFSDTILEVAKNMTVPVTVLHITSMTALRSDAHVGNWSDSPYTPDCSHWCLPGVPDVWNEIVLSYLLTGYRLHF; via the exons ATGATGAAAAGTCTCAAAAGGGTTGCATCCTTAAAACGCAGTGCATCAATCAACCGGAGGGCCTTGAATGTTACAAGTCCAAGGGGATTGAGTGTTTTAAGCCCAAGAATCAGTCGGTGGAGTGGGGTTTCACGCTTGTTTCACGTTCTTGTGgtgattggttttgtgattTCATCCCTCATTGCAATTGGTTGTGGTTATATGTTTGTGCTCCCAAGCCTCAGCCAAGCCTTTTACGGGTATGGTGCATCCAAGACTAAtgtttcattaagtagttgcaATATTTTTAATGGAAGTTGGGTTTTGGATGATAGCTATCCATTGTACAATGCTACAGAATGCCCTTTTGTAGAACAAGGATTCAATTGCTTGGGAAATGGACGGGAAGATAAAGATTATTTGCGATGGCGATGGAAGCCTATGGATTGTGTTATTCCGAGGCCTGATGTGCAAAGCATATTAGGAATGCTTCGAGGCAAAAGAGTTGTTTTTGTTGGTGATTCTATGAGTAGAACACAGTGGGAGTCACTGATATGCTTGCTTATGACAGGGGTAGAAGATAAGAAGAGTGTCTATGAAGTGAATGGAAATAAGATTACAAAACGGATTAGATTTTTAGGTGTTCGGTTCAGTTCCTTTAACTTTACTGTTGAGTTTTTTCGCTCAGTTTTCCTGGTGCAACCGGGAGGGATGCCTAGACATGCGCCAAAGAGGGTCAAGTCGACACTTAAATTGGACAAGTTAGACAATATTAGCAGCCATTGGGTTAATTCAGATGTTCTCATATTCAACACAGGACAATGGTGGGTGCCAGGAAAGCTTTTTGAAAC TGGCTGTTATTTCCAGGTTCGAAACACTTTAAAGCTTGGAATGCCAATTTCTGCTGCCTACAGAACTGCACTAGGCACATGGGCATCATGGGTTGAGAGAAACATCAATACAAATCGAACGCGTGTCTTCTTCCGAAGTTTTGAGCCATCTCACTGGAG TGATCAAACTCGTAGGTTTTGTAATATGACCCAGCACCCCCTATCAGAAGCAAGAGGAAGGGACCGGAACCTATTTTCAGATACTATTTTGGAGGTGGCAAAGAATATGACAGTTCCTGTAACTGTTCTGCACATAACTTCCATGACAGCTCTCCGGAGTGATGCTCATGTGGGTAACTGGAGTGACAGCCCATATACGCCTGATTGTAGCCACTGGTGTCTACCTGGGGTACCTGATGTGTGGAACGAAATTGTCCTCTCTTACCTGCTTACAGGCTATAGGCTTCATTTCTGA